The following are encoded in a window of Chitinivorax sp. B genomic DNA:
- a CDS encoding FAD-dependent oxidoreductase — protein MSDVFQFMTVQRNPGEKKPAEARKIEFREIYRPLDKIDAQEQAGRCLSCGNPYCEWECPVHNYIPNWLKLIQEGKLFEAAELSHKTNSLPEICGRVCPQDRLCEGACTLNQGGFGAVSIGSVEKYITDEAYKAGWRPDMSNVIWTDKRAAVIGAGPAGLACADILVRNGVKPVVYDRYEEIGGLLTFGIPEFKLEKDIVKRRRSIMEEMGVEFRLNTEVGKDVSIDTLLTEYDAVFMGMGAYKYMKGGFEGESLPGVLEALPFLVNNVRHTLGSLPGGDIYQSMQGKRVVVLGGGDTAMDCNRTSIRQGAKSVICAYRRDEANMPGSKREVENAKEEGVQFLWNRQPTGVVKLDNGSLGVQLVTTRLGAPDTRGRRSPEIVEGSDEIIECDHVIIAFGFQVEPETWFDVQGIKTDERGRTLAASRQVYKYQTSNPKVFAGGDQVRGADLVVRAVYEGRQAAEGMLAYMGLW, from the coding sequence ATGTCAGACGTATTTCAATTCATGACGGTACAGCGCAACCCTGGGGAAAAGAAGCCTGCGGAGGCGCGTAAAATAGAGTTTCGCGAAATATACCGACCGCTCGACAAGATTGATGCTCAGGAACAAGCTGGACGTTGTCTTTCCTGTGGCAACCCATATTGCGAATGGGAATGCCCAGTGCACAACTATATTCCCAACTGGTTGAAGCTGATTCAGGAAGGCAAGCTGTTTGAGGCGGCGGAGCTGAGCCACAAGACCAACTCACTGCCAGAAATCTGTGGCCGGGTCTGCCCACAGGACCGCCTGTGTGAAGGAGCCTGTACATTGAATCAAGGCGGTTTTGGCGCAGTCAGTATCGGTTCGGTTGAGAAGTACATTACCGACGAAGCCTATAAGGCAGGTTGGCGACCGGATATGTCGAATGTCATCTGGACCGACAAGCGTGCGGCTGTGATTGGTGCTGGGCCTGCTGGTTTGGCATGTGCCGATATCCTGGTACGCAACGGTGTGAAGCCGGTGGTGTATGACCGTTATGAAGAAATCGGTGGATTACTGACCTTTGGTATCCCCGAATTCAAGCTGGAAAAAGATATCGTCAAGCGCCGTCGTAGCATCATGGAAGAGATGGGGGTCGAGTTCCGCCTTAACACGGAAGTGGGGAAAGATGTTTCCATCGATACGTTGCTGACCGAGTACGACGCGGTATTTATGGGCATGGGGGCGTACAAGTACATGAAAGGCGGCTTTGAAGGTGAGAGCCTGCCTGGTGTGCTGGAAGCATTGCCTTTCCTGGTCAACAATGTCCGCCATACCTTAGGCTCCCTGCCAGGGGGTGACATCTACCAATCCATGCAAGGCAAGCGAGTTGTGGTGCTGGGTGGTGGCGACACGGCCATGGACTGTAATCGCACCTCAATCCGGCAAGGCGCCAAGAGTGTGATCTGTGCTTATCGTCGCGATGAGGCCAACATGCCAGGCTCCAAGCGTGAGGTGGAAAATGCCAAGGAAGAAGGTGTGCAGTTTCTGTGGAATCGTCAACCGACAGGCGTGGTGAAACTGGATAATGGCAGTTTGGGCGTGCAGTTGGTGACCACGCGTTTAGGAGCACCAGATACCAGGGGTCGTCGTTCGCCTGAGATTGTCGAGGGCTCGGATGAAATCATCGAATGTGATCACGTCATCATCGCATTTGGCTTTCAAGTAGAGCCAGAAACTTGGTTTGATGTACAGGGTATTAAGACTGATGAACGCGGCCGTACTTTGGCTGCTTCTCGTCAGGTCTATAAGTACCAGACCAGCAATCCGAAGGTTTTTGCGGGCGGGGATCAAGTACGGGGAGCTGACTTGGTGGTACGGGCAGTCTATGAAGGCCGGCAAGCTGCAGAAGGTATGTTGGCTTATATGGGTTTGTGGTAA